In Montipora capricornis isolate CH-2021 chromosome 4, ASM3666992v2, whole genome shotgun sequence, a single genomic region encodes these proteins:
- the LOC138045257 gene encoding sister chromatid cohesion protein DCC1-like, with the protein MELASYSSIWKKPGKNMADHPRTLEDVNKLADAAGLVNRKGLVQVLQFSHNPNNDDYKLLELPSCILDTLKVGNSVTIRGDHQDEAVLCTDNATYDLKMADTSNSLLLVPNCVLPKDEAFKSEDSPLVLREVSSCHTTYFEVKQRRPRLEKLKYLLAEELYKGPENEQNEDHLQDDPVKRRSVYTLYDLLSKVQASEAELLEALKKIEALEIDGHWRLLDADYKDRVVTGILTLLEEKDWSYEAVPVKECCDILEELEPRNILEHCLNCYGEITSMDTDSGDNIVHYSLSEDKICRFYAEYLLRQAGRFNYHEFMDSWQQSVPEGMTTKPEHLAGIALTDMKSLPPVIWHFPASDLPDDPVLRFMKLFKVQPKWTFDEIQPYIQDLAAPGQSLNALLMKHARSSTDVTGVKVYNSKKLL; encoded by the exons ATGGAACTAGCCTCGTATTCGAGCATTTGGAAAAAGCCCGGGAAGAATATGGCGGATCATCCCAG AACACTGGAAGACGTGAATAAACTTGCTGATGCTGCTGGCTTGGTCAACAGAAAAGGCTTGGTGCAAGTACTACAGTTTTCACACAATCCCAACAATGATGATTATAAACTCCTAGAATTACCATCGTGCATACTGGACACTCTCAAAGTTGGTAATAG TGTAACTATAAGAGGTGATCATCAAGATGAAGCAGTGTTATGCACAGACAATGCAACGTATGACTTGAAAATGGCGGATACTTCAAACTCTCTACTTCTGGTGCCAAATTGTGTTTTACCCAAGGATGAAG CATTCAAATCAGAGGATTCTCCTTTGGTGTTAAGAGAG GTTTCCAGTTGTCATACAACATACTTTGAAGTGAAGCAGAGGAGGCCCAGACTGGAGAAACTAAAGTATCTGTTAGCTGAAGAATTGTACAAGGGACctgaaaatgaacaaaatgaagACCATTTACAAGATGATCCTGTGAAAAGGAGGAGCGTG tACACTCTTTATGATTTGCTCTCGAAAGTGCAAGCCAGTGAGGCAGAGCTACTTGAAGCTTTAAAGAAAATAGAAGCACTGGAGATTGACG GACACTGGCGACTACTTGATGCTGACTACAAAGATAGAGTAGTGACAGGGATTCTGACTTTGTTAGAAGAGAAGGATTGGAGCTATGAAGCTGTTCCAGTGAAAGAATGCTGTGATATTCTGGAAGAACTTGAACCAAG aaatattcTTGAACACTGTCTAAACTGCTATGGAGAAATAACAAGTATGGATACAGATTCAG GTGATAACATTGTCCATTACAGCCTCTCAGAAGATAAAATATGTAGATTTTATGCTGAATATCTTCTGAGACAAGCAGGAAGG TTCAATTATCATGAGTTTATGGATTCATGGCAACAAAGTGTCCCAGAGGGAATGACCACAAAACCTGAACACTTAGCT GGTATAGCTCTGACAGACATGAAAAGTCTTCCACCAGTTATTTGGCATTTCCCTGCTTCGGATCTTCCTGATGATCCTGTGctgag ATTCATGAAATTGTTTAAAGTGCAACCCAAGTGGACATTTGACGAGATACAGCCATACATACA AGATCTTGCAGCACCAGGACAGTCACTGAATGCTCTTCTGATGAAGCATGCTCGTTCATCAACAGACGTCACAGGAGTCAAGGTTTACAACTCAAAAAAGCTCTTGTGA